Part of the Ardenticatenales bacterium genome is shown below.
GAGCAGTCGTGGCCATATTATTCAGGGTGGTCCCTTCCCCCGCTTTGTCCCCGATTTCCTGACAGATTTGGAGGGATTGCTGCAAATAGGCGAGGGCGGTGTCGTAGTCGCCGCGGGCTTTGAAAATCTGGGAGATATTATTCAGGGTGGTCCCTTCCCCCGCTTTGTCCCCGATTTCCTGCCTGATGTGGCGGGATTGCTGCAAATAGGCGAGGGCGGTGTCGTAGTCGCCCAGATGAAAGTACTGTTTCCCTGTTTGTCCCAGCGCCTCCGCCTTGATCCGGGGATCGTCCGCCTCGCGGATAAGGGGGAGCCAATCCTTGAGTAGCGTCTGATAGAGGCCGGCACGGTTTAATGCGCCCACAATACGGTCCAGCGCCAGCCGGTCGGCTCGCCTTTGTTCTCCGGCTGCCTGCCACGCCTGATGTACCAGGAGCGCCTGGCTTATCTCTGGTCGTTCGCGGCGATAGACGTAATCCAGGTAAGCGGCTGCCGCGAGCCGCCACGCGCGGGCCACCGGTGGTACCCCCTGCTGCTCCAGCCAGGTCACCACGGGGTGCGGAAGCTGGTATTCATGCACCTGCCAGCGGGCATGATACTGCCGTTCCACCAGTGAAATAGCCAGCAATCGTTGCAGCAGTTGCTCCGGCGCGGGCAAATCCAACCCAATCTTCACCACACCTTCCGCCGGTACGGGTGTCTGGTACGCCCGCAACCGCGCCAACAGGTCGCGCTCCGCCGAATTCAGGTGCGCCACAATCCGCGCCAGAGCCATGTTTGTTTGCAACTCCGCGTTCGCTTCGTCCAGCGTCCGCAAGAACGCTTCCTCTTCCGCCGCGTCCATATTCCGCATCGCGGCAGCGAAGAAATGCAGCCCGCGCCCATTGCCGTGCAGCACCCGGTGTACCTCCCGCAGCCGCTTCCGCTCGCGCAGGAATGCGGGAGGCAGATTTTGCAACAGCGCCATCTGCAAAAAGTCGCCGTAGCCGGCATGGCGCAGCGGCCAATGGTCTGCTTCCGGCCATGCCGGCCAACGCCAGCGGGAAGTAAGCAGCAGGATCAACCTCGGTCCGGCCACGCTTTGCGCTGCCGCCAGCCATGCCCGCAGACGCTCGTCTGTCAGCGCCAGCGTCTGCGCGTCTTGCACCGCCTCCAGGTTGTCGAAAAACAACACCACCCCACGCTCCTGCTCCGCCAACAACAGTCGCAGCAATAATTTGATGCGGTCCGCCTCCTGCGTCAGCCGTCCGACGCCCCTGGTATACCGCTCTGCCTGCGTCGGGCTGAGCGTCAGCTCCATTTCCAACATAAATGCGTCCCAATCCCCCTCCGCCCCGGCTGACCAGGCAAAAACAGTATAGCCGCGCCGCTGCAAATCTTGCGCCAGCTTGCCTGCCAGAGCGGTCTTCCCCTGCCCGCCCGGCCCCGTAATCAGCAACTGCCGCAACCCTCCCCGCCGCCAGCGACTCTTCAAATCGCGCAGTTCACTGCGCCGCCCCACAAAGCGCGGCGGCAGACTGATCTGCTCCAGCGTCTGGTTGGTCCACGTCTGGGCTTGTGGCCGCGGCGTAAACGTCCAGGTGATCAGCGGTTGCGCCGCGTTCTGCGACACCAACGCGGGCAAGCACCACTGTCCCAGGCTCATTTCGCTTACGCCCGCCGCATCGTTTTTTAACCAGATGCTTTCCCGCAGCGGCGTGGTGATCGCCTGGCGCGCCTGCTGCAAAGCCACGTCTATGCGCTCTTTTTGCGCCAGCGCACGGCATAACGCCTGGTTAAACAAAATGCCCGCTCGCTCCAAAACCGATTCGCGCATCCCAATCACGTGCGGAACGCCCATCTGGCTCAACCGCCACATCAACCCCTGCGTCAATGCCAGCGAACTCCCCTGCCCCGACTCGCAAGCAGACAGAACAATACCCTGCACGCTGCTGCCGAAAAAGGCCTGAGCAATCTCCTCATCCCGTACCAGATCGCTACGCCCATCGTCCGCCTCAAACTGGAAAATCGCATACGGCGGTTCTTCCATGTGCGGCGCATCATAAAATTTGCCGTGACCAAATAGAAACAGCAAATGCGGTTGGAAATCGCCCAATAATTGCTTCAAAGTAGCGAAGCGTCCATCGTCAGGCATCTCCAGTTGCACCACGCCCTCGTTCACCAGAGACGCCAACGCTTCCAGCACCAAAGCCTGTTGCTCCTCCACGCTCAACCGACTGTGTTCCGCGTCCAAATCATCAGGCAGAGAGGTGAACAACAGCACCCGCAGCGGTCCCGCTTCCGGCGCCGGGAGCGTCGTCGGCCTCGTTGGCAACTGGCGTAATAGCGTAAATGCCGGCGACTTACCCAGAAACGCATAGTCCGGGTGGTACAACACCTCCCACGGCAGTTGCTGGATAGCCGGATCATCGCTCTCAATGACCACGCACAAAATCGCCAACCCCGCTGCCTGCCGTGCCTGCGCGAAATCTCCCGCCAACTCCGGTTCATCCGCCACGAGCGCATTCCACAGCAGAGCGCCCATATTCTCCAACGCTTCATCCGTCACCACGTCATGAAAAGCA
Proteins encoded:
- a CDS encoding CHAT domain-containing protein; translation: MVSGTPFVIRPRVGLLERYPWVRHASADLSLKYAFHDVVTDEALENMGALLWNALVADEPELAGDFAQARQAAGLAILCVVIESDDPAIQQLPWEVLYHPDYAFLGKSPAFTLLRQLPTRPTTLPAPEAGPLRVLLFTSLPDDLDAEHSRLSVEEQQALVLEALASLVNEGVVQLEMPDDGRFATLKQLLGDFQPHLLFLFGHGKFYDAPHMEEPPYAIFQFEADDGRSDLVRDEEIAQAFFGSSVQGIVLSACESGQGSSLALTQGLMWRLSQMGVPHVIGMRESVLERAGILFNQALCRALAQKERIDVALQQARQAITTPLRESIWLKNDAAGVSEMSLGQWCLPALVSQNAAQPLITWTFTPRPQAQTWTNQTLEQISLPPRFVGRRSELRDLKSRWRRGGLRQLLITGPGGQGKTALAGKLAQDLQRRGYTVFAWSAGAEGDWDAFMLEMELTLSPTQAERYTRGVGRLTQEADRIKLLLRLLLAEQERGVVLFFDNLEAVQDAQTLALTDERLRAWLAAAQSVAGPRLILLLTSRWRWPAWPEADHWPLRHAGYGDFLQMALLQNLPPAFLRERKRLREVHRVLHGNGRGLHFFAAAMRNMDAAEEEAFLRTLDEANAELQTNMALARIVAHLNSAERDLLARLRAYQTPVPAEGVVKIGLDLPAPEQLLQRLLAISLVERQYHARWQVHEYQLPHPVVTWLEQQGVPPVARAWRLAAAAYLDYVYRRERPEISQALLVHQAWQAAGEQRRADRLALDRIVGALNRAGLYQTLLKDWLPLIREADDPRIKAEALGQTGKQYFHLGDYDTALAYLQQSRHIRQEIGDKAGEGTTLNNISQIFKARGDYDTALAYLQQSLQICQEIGDKAGEGTTLNNMATTAHARGDYDTALAYLQQSLQIWQEIGDKAGLCATLFNMGHIHRQNGSIQEAVGAWVMVYLMAKKIGLAQALQALAQLAPRLGLPGGLEGWEALARQFGNGE